From Methanobrevibacter millerae, the proteins below share one genomic window:
- a CDS encoding ferritin-like domain-containing protein, translating to MVKYEHEIGITKGTPVEKFVAGNFEGETNEVGIYLAMSRQASREGYGELAEVFKRLAWEEAEHAARFCEMNGIIKDTLKENIEWMMGGEKMANAEKREASEKAAEAGIETAADFFRESSKDEGRHYKILEGILERYF from the coding sequence ATGGTAAAATACGAACATGAAATAGGAATTACAAAAGGAACCCCTGTAGAAAAATTTGTAGCAGGAAACTTTGAAGGAGAAACCAACGAAGTAGGAATTTATCTAGCAATGTCCAGACAAGCTTCAAGAGAAGGTTACGGAGAGTTAGCTGAAGTTTTCAAAAGACTGGCATGGGAAGAAGCTGAACATGCTGCAAGATTCTGTGAAATGAACGGAATCATCAAAGACACCCTTAAAGAAAACATCGAATGGATGATGGGTGGAGAAAAAATGGCTAACGCCGAAAAAAGAGAAGCATCTGAAAAAGCAGCTGAAGCCGGAATTGAAACCGCTGCTGACTTCTTCAGAGAAAGCTCAAAAGACGAAGGTCGTCACTACAAAATTTTAGAAGGTATTTTAGAAAGATACTTCTAG